One window of the Microbulbifer sp. Q7 genome contains the following:
- a CDS encoding DUF6531 domain-containing protein: MKNPLWPSAPTIKPIDYCLTNFTSPAILHLPDKTPVQLCNYPGTNFRGEPTPDIVQATTVLGHVIAFNGEVAFERTDFVLSGPFNFSWQRFYRQSVDGNQGLGQGWRHTLSEQLQLPEPGADSNKVILNTAEGRCIAFDLPAIGHGSFNRSERLCLLRQSLHSFRISAFDQPDKIFRADGAGRSVPLSEIRDGFGNTLTIDYQEGRPHKIVTSWGRTLYFVYRQGCLQKIFDSPESSDHAPLCDYQFDDEQCLGTAVSNNCTHANHASRRSESYSYEQGRLCKLRSDEIGHLAFTYDGIERCRQLSVGRQQYLLRWSSGRRACTLSVDDQHDIQWQFDTRGNTISRRQHGRETRRRYDFYSNLCLQVDSTGASTLLRHDEFGRLVRRTRHGVHQHYIYDARGRLLASGISGPDGPSAVWKFSYQEHSRPTQVVDPAGNQWHCDYDDKGQLRQLKDPEDGCVSLHWDAQGQLRELQQGDRRYRWQYDERGRPRAFDAGNSDTATVHSWEYDIFGTLCKSTLGAQTWTLRCDDHHRPCAIEYHGETQLQWQYDELGLVRHIRFAAGTPWQLDYNPRRQLIRLHAGNTQFRWQYDAFGQLSQFFGDGGHQQREWLYDLGGRVTEYRDSDNHWFLAYNARGTLNQIRNNNGQQCNFHFDTHGRLLQATNDCCTLRYRYDQRGLLIAEHRDLQLENRSESLSINHQYDSRGWLRSSSSDSLNVTYTFAASGNLYGIDANGKLVLRCEQRENSVAWSLGEHEVVKQYEAGVLTTITLNGQHRLPLQSRQHPAKVPTAPAQFLLRAANGHTGLDPRGNVVDEVRRDHGEVSHYHYQYDGWGLLHSTECGDFKTYFHYDPFGRRVAKSSTHRRSRRQQRVLSHWSGLSLWSEVTVRDGQRTRFHYLHHPISSALVARSLDRSNGDSETGSANNPLQYCVTDDDGQLLALLDESEPDTPIWQRETLDPAANAIRNPGSYRGREGIFDVETQLVYRDFCYWHPARATQGGNPSPILRAPLDIGQGRLMALHQDPQPARASGADQGLDSDHVAERLAQHDV; encoded by the coding sequence GTGAAAAATCCGCTGTGGCCCAGTGCTCCGACTATCAAACCGATCGATTACTGCCTGACAAATTTCACCAGCCCAGCCATTCTCCACCTACCGGATAAGACACCCGTTCAGCTCTGTAACTACCCTGGCACCAATTTTCGCGGTGAGCCTACCCCAGATATCGTTCAGGCCACCACTGTCCTTGGCCACGTGATCGCATTTAATGGGGAGGTCGCTTTTGAACGCACTGACTTTGTCCTCTCCGGGCCATTCAATTTTTCCTGGCAACGCTTCTATCGACAAAGTGTCGATGGTAATCAGGGCCTGGGCCAGGGATGGCGGCACACACTCAGCGAGCAACTGCAACTTCCGGAGCCGGGAGCCGACAGTAACAAGGTCATACTCAATACCGCCGAAGGACGCTGTATTGCTTTCGATCTGCCGGCCATCGGCCACGGTAGTTTCAATCGCAGCGAGCGACTTTGCCTGCTGCGACAGAGCCTGCACAGTTTCCGAATCTCGGCATTCGATCAACCGGATAAAATTTTTCGCGCAGATGGCGCCGGCCGTAGTGTTCCTCTCAGCGAGATCCGGGATGGCTTCGGCAACACCCTGACAATAGATTATCAGGAGGGGCGGCCCCACAAGATCGTGACATCCTGGGGGCGCACCCTCTATTTTGTTTACCGGCAGGGGTGTCTACAAAAAATTTTCGACTCCCCAGAAAGCTCGGATCATGCGCCTCTGTGTGATTACCAGTTTGATGACGAGCAGTGCCTTGGTACGGCAGTCAGCAATAACTGCACCCACGCAAACCATGCATCACGCCGCAGTGAATCTTACTCCTACGAACAGGGACGACTCTGCAAACTGCGCAGCGATGAAATCGGCCACCTTGCATTCACCTACGACGGTATAGAACGCTGTCGCCAACTCAGTGTGGGGCGCCAGCAGTACCTGCTGCGCTGGTCATCGGGACGACGCGCGTGCACCCTGTCGGTTGATGACCAACACGATATCCAGTGGCAGTTCGACACCCGCGGAAATACCATAAGCCGCCGGCAACATGGGCGCGAGACCCGTCGACGCTACGATTTCTATTCCAATCTGTGCCTACAGGTAGATAGTACGGGGGCATCCACTTTATTGCGCCACGATGAATTTGGCCGGCTTGTGCGCCGCACCCGCCACGGCGTACACCAGCATTACATTTACGATGCCAGGGGGCGATTGCTGGCCAGCGGGATCAGCGGCCCCGACGGCCCCTCTGCCGTCTGGAAGTTTTCCTACCAGGAACACTCGCGGCCCACGCAGGTGGTCGATCCCGCGGGCAACCAGTGGCACTGCGACTACGATGACAAAGGCCAGCTGCGCCAACTCAAAGATCCGGAAGATGGCTGTGTGAGCCTGCATTGGGATGCACAGGGGCAACTGCGGGAATTGCAACAGGGCGACCGTCGATATCGCTGGCAGTATGACGAGCGGGGACGGCCGCGGGCGTTTGACGCAGGTAACTCAGACACCGCAACGGTACACAGCTGGGAATACGACATTTTCGGCACTCTCTGCAAAAGCACATTGGGGGCACAAACCTGGACCCTGCGCTGCGATGACCATCACCGCCCCTGCGCCATCGAATATCACGGAGAAACGCAGCTTCAGTGGCAATACGATGAACTCGGCCTTGTGCGTCATATTCGTTTTGCTGCGGGCACTCCCTGGCAGCTGGATTACAATCCGCGCCGGCAGCTTATCCGGCTACACGCCGGCAATACGCAATTCCGCTGGCAATACGATGCCTTCGGCCAGTTGAGTCAGTTTTTCGGCGATGGGGGCCATCAACAGCGGGAGTGGCTGTACGATCTCGGCGGTCGCGTCACTGAATACCGCGACAGTGATAACCACTGGTTTCTGGCCTACAACGCCCGCGGCACCCTAAATCAGATCCGCAACAATAACGGGCAGCAGTGCAACTTCCATTTCGATACTCACGGTCGCCTGCTGCAGGCGACAAACGACTGCTGCACCCTCCGCTACCGCTACGATCAGCGCGGTTTGCTCATCGCCGAGCACCGCGACCTGCAGCTGGAAAATCGCAGCGAGAGTCTCAGTATCAACCACCAGTATGACAGCCGGGGCTGGCTGCGCAGCTCCAGTTCCGACAGCCTCAATGTCACCTACACGTTTGCCGCCAGCGGGAATCTTTACGGTATCGATGCCAATGGCAAGCTGGTACTGCGCTGTGAGCAACGGGAAAATAGCGTGGCCTGGAGCCTGGGCGAGCACGAGGTCGTCAAACAGTATGAAGCCGGCGTGCTTACGACCATTACCCTGAACGGACAACATCGATTACCCCTCCAGAGTCGCCAACATCCCGCTAAGGTGCCAACCGCTCCCGCACAGTTTCTGCTGCGTGCGGCAAACGGACACACGGGGCTCGACCCGCGCGGCAATGTGGTTGACGAAGTGCGCCGAGACCACGGCGAAGTGTCGCACTATCACTACCAATACGATGGCTGGGGACTCCTGCACAGCACCGAATGCGGTGATTTCAAAACCTATTTCCACTACGACCCTTTTGGGCGACGGGTCGCCAAAAGCAGTACCCATCGTCGCTCGCGGCGACAACAGCGGGTGCTCAGTCACTGGTCCGGTCTCAGCCTGTGGAGCGAGGTAACTGTGCGGGACGGCCAGCGAACGCGCTTTCACTACCTCCATCACCCCATCAGTTCTGCTCTGGTGGCGCGCTCACTCGACCGTTCGAACGGCGACAGTGAAACAGGCAGTGCGAACAATCCACTGCAGTACTGCGTCACCGATGATGATGGACAGCTGCTGGCGCTGCTGGACGAGAGCGAACCGGATACGCCAATCTGGCAAAGGGAAACATTGGACCCCGCTGCGAACGCGATTCGCAATCCCGGCAGCTACCGGGGTCGCGAGGGCATCTTCGATGTGGAAACCCAGCTTGTATACCGCGATTTCTGCTACTGGCACCCCGCTCGCGCGACGCAGGGTGGCAACCCATCGCCAATCCTCAGGGCGCCCCTGGATATTGGTCAGGGGCGCTTGATGGCACTGCACCAGGATCCGCAGCCTGCCCGCGCTTCAGGTGCGGACCAGGGGCTGGATTCAGACCATGTGGCGGAGCGGCTGGCACAGCACGACGTTTAG
- a CDS encoding Stp1/IreP family PP2C-type Ser/Thr phosphatase codes for MEPIRLAVNGRTDIGQVREENEDSIRCHSSEDHPFAYVVVADGMGGYSGGAMASNIAADTLQDQLDKLLNAIFLSCSPQQQQLMLRTALVDAIGVANRKILDKKQRHPQFSHMGTTLVSAVIWQDFLVVAHIGDSRAYLWNNYGLQPLTKDHSVVQQMIDSGQLTREQAQSSQVRNHITRALGVAEKVEATINSWTLKESALLLLCSDGLTEYLCDHEIQRVMATYRPALECVYHFIDDANQRGGRDNISAGIIEFCNRADAVVEFSGNPVTLKPKQKGDITIRKTQR; via the coding sequence ATGGAGCCCATCAGGCTGGCTGTCAACGGACGCACCGATATCGGCCAGGTGCGAGAGGAAAATGAAGACAGTATCCGCTGCCATAGTAGCGAGGATCATCCCTTTGCTTATGTTGTCGTTGCAGACGGTATGGGGGGATACAGTGGCGGCGCCATGGCGAGTAACATCGCCGCCGACACTCTTCAGGACCAGCTCGACAAATTACTTAACGCCATTTTTCTCTCCTGCTCACCACAGCAACAACAGCTGATGCTGCGTACAGCTCTTGTTGACGCCATTGGTGTGGCCAATCGAAAAATTCTCGATAAAAAACAGCGCCATCCGCAGTTTTCCCATATGGGCACTACCCTGGTGAGCGCTGTGATCTGGCAGGATTTCCTGGTGGTGGCGCATATCGGTGACTCCCGTGCCTACCTCTGGAACAACTACGGCCTGCAGCCATTGACCAAGGATCACAGTGTGGTTCAGCAGATGATTGATTCCGGGCAGCTGACCCGGGAACAGGCACAGTCGTCCCAAGTACGCAATCATATTACCCGTGCACTGGGTGTCGCCGAGAAGGTCGAAGCCACCATCAATAGCTGGACATTAAAGGAAAGCGCACTGCTTTTATTGTGCAGTGACGGCCTGACTGAATACTTGTGCGATCATGAAATACAGCGGGTTATGGCAACCTATCGTCCCGCGCTGGAATGTGTGTACCACTTTATCGATGATGCCAACCAGCGCGGCGGACGTGACAATATCAGCGCAGGGATCATTGAGTTCTGCAATCGCGCGGATGCGGTTGTTGAGTTCTCAGGAAATCCAGTCACGCTAAAGCCGAAGCAGAAAGGTGACATCACTATAAGAAAGACACAGCGCTAA
- a CDS encoding transposase translates to MNFFYWFCNNACPSIVTDAQLVRLCKLKGIIGKMPRLPRLNLIDIPQHIVQVGHNNLPCFYAEEDYQFYLCSLRNAADQYRVEVHAYVLLPNMIQIIATPRVPDGISSMMQSLGRRYVQFVNHKYKRSGTLWAGRYKSSLIDSDAYLLTCYRYVELRPLYLGLADSLGAYPWSSFSHHASNEASDVITDHRLYLKLGETPQQRAEAYRKLFRYRFDRRLLEYIAETIKLGQILGGDVFKDKIEQIANQRVRPLKRGRPRKNTTRKTDADAPVTARADSARTRNTELIPPPKEKPDATGGATGEEKPVAIPVTMDTGV, encoded by the coding sequence TTGAATTTTTTTTACTGGTTTTGCAATAATGCGTGCCCTTCCATAGTAACGGATGCGCAACTGGTACGGTTGTGCAAATTAAAAGGAATTATCGGCAAGATGCCCCGTCTCCCGAGACTCAATCTGATTGATATTCCCCAGCATATCGTGCAGGTAGGCCATAACAACTTGCCCTGTTTTTATGCTGAGGAGGATTATCAATTTTATCTGTGCAGCCTGCGCAATGCGGCAGACCAGTATCGGGTCGAGGTGCATGCCTATGTATTGTTGCCGAATATGATCCAGATCATCGCTACACCAAGAGTGCCAGACGGTATTTCTTCGATGATGCAATCTTTGGGGCGGCGTTATGTGCAGTTTGTCAATCACAAGTACAAACGTTCCGGAACGCTCTGGGCGGGGCGCTATAAGTCCAGTCTGATCGATTCGGATGCGTATCTTCTAACCTGCTATCGCTATGTGGAATTGCGTCCACTGTACCTTGGGTTGGCAGATTCCCTGGGTGCCTATCCGTGGTCCAGCTTCAGTCATCACGCTAGTAATGAAGCAAGTGATGTGATTACCGACCACCGTCTTTATCTGAAGCTGGGTGAAACCCCGCAACAGCGTGCCGAGGCCTATCGCAAGCTTTTCCGCTATCGCTTCGATCGGCGATTGCTCGAGTACATTGCTGAGACCATCAAGCTCGGCCAGATACTCGGAGGCGATGTATTCAAGGACAAAATTGAACAGATCGCTAACCAGCGAGTGCGCCCCCTGAAGCGAGGAAGGCCGCGGAAAAATACCACGCGCAAAACCGACGCGGATGCTCCGGTAACCGCGCGTGCTGATAGCGCTCGGACCCGGAATACAGAATTGATACCACCACCAAAAGAAAAACCAGATGCAACGGGGGGCGCCACCGGGGAGGAGAAGCCCGTGGCTATACCAGTGACCATGGATACCGGCGTATGA
- a CDS encoding type VI secretion system contractile sheath domain-containing protein, translating into MKVAILGDFSGRGSGKRCDPGSIATRRAYPLRKDNFELLFEQLQVSIRLPLMEQPLHLLEFDDLHPDYLYQRVPLFKKFIELEKQLLTPADFSRAADEIQQWRPELAALDSSAHHTAGGLSARSMLDAILSGQAYQEEYQSSATGQIDQLIKDIVAPYVQQKPDVNQGVYLEAVAQAASEAMRKIMHHSDFRQIEASWRSLHLLLRRLEDHPGLELHLIDVSKEEILADLSQAEDDLEKSQLFQRLVTGEAVAGGMPYNLILGDFFIEDQERDLHMLIDLATIAEAAGSALLMGGDSRLAGCANLAGSMDPDDWNYPLSEEFASSWQAVREYDACAHIALAAPRFMLRLPYGADTARTETFKFEELTPELGHQYYLWGNGAYLLALSLCREFVARGQPAVIASDIYSDLPLHLRRLPQGPWMTPCAEALMTDAGAARFQSAGLSTLRSVQGRDQIVLPKLQSLAGTPLCGPWS; encoded by the coding sequence TTGAAGGTTGCGATACTGGGCGACTTCAGTGGCCGAGGCAGTGGTAAGCGATGTGACCCCGGCAGTATTGCCACGCGGAGGGCTTATCCACTACGCAAAGATAATTTTGAACTGTTGTTCGAGCAGTTACAGGTAAGTATTCGCCTTCCGCTCATGGAACAGCCGTTACACCTGCTGGAGTTCGACGACTTGCATCCGGATTATCTGTATCAGCGGGTACCCCTATTCAAGAAATTTATCGAGCTGGAAAAACAGCTACTGACACCGGCGGACTTTTCTCGCGCCGCCGATGAAATCCAGCAGTGGCGACCGGAGCTGGCAGCGCTGGACTCATCTGCACACCATACCGCAGGTGGACTGTCGGCACGCTCGATGCTGGATGCGATTCTCTCCGGGCAGGCGTACCAGGAGGAATACCAGTCCAGTGCCACGGGGCAGATCGATCAACTGATCAAAGACATCGTTGCTCCTTATGTGCAGCAAAAACCAGACGTTAACCAGGGCGTATATCTGGAGGCGGTTGCCCAGGCTGCGTCCGAAGCCATGCGCAAGATCATGCACCACAGTGATTTTCGTCAGATAGAGGCCAGCTGGCGAAGCCTGCACCTGTTGCTGCGTCGCCTCGAGGATCACCCCGGCCTGGAGCTTCACCTGATCGATGTCAGCAAGGAAGAGATACTGGCGGACCTGTCGCAGGCAGAAGATGATCTGGAAAAATCGCAGCTGTTCCAGCGTCTGGTCACAGGTGAGGCCGTGGCCGGGGGAATGCCCTACAACCTGATCCTGGGGGATTTCTTTATCGAGGATCAAGAGCGGGATCTGCATATGCTGATCGATCTGGCCACCATCGCCGAAGCCGCAGGTAGCGCATTGCTGATGGGGGGCGACAGCCGCCTCGCCGGCTGCGCCAATCTCGCCGGTTCCATGGATCCCGATGACTGGAATTACCCGCTGTCGGAAGAGTTCGCCAGCAGCTGGCAGGCCGTGCGTGAATACGATGCCTGCGCACATATAGCACTGGCTGCTCCCCGCTTTATGTTGCGCCTGCCCTATGGTGCGGATACCGCACGTACCGAGACCTTCAAGTTTGAAGAGCTCACCCCTGAGCTTGGCCACCAGTACTATCTGTGGGGCAATGGTGCCTACCTACTGGCACTCTCCTTGTGTAGAGAGTTTGTCGCCCGCGGTCAGCCTGCCGTCATCGCTTCCGATATTTACTCCGACCTTCCCCTGCATTTGCGCCGCCTACCCCAGGGGCCGTGGATGACGCCCTGTGCGGAAGCCCTGATGACAGATGCTGGTGCCGCACGTTTTCAATCTGCTGGCCTGTCCACCCTGCGCTCGGTGCAGGGCCGGGATCAAATTGTGTTGCCAAAACTACAGTCCCTTGCCGGAACCCCGCTCTGCGGGCCTTGGAGTTGA
- the tagH gene encoding type VI secretion system-associated FHA domain protein TagH has translation MDLILSVVADPEGANMIKHTKLFSSAGGSFGRADSNDWVLPDPQRVVSSRHGEIQFANNQFYLIDQSTNGTYHNQSEDPLGKGNRVALTDGDAIVLGDYRLKVSIRQARAEAGLPDGLGGADFLDSADRTTFSPAAAAKMQTAQEAKQLDSWLDPTAGNTGGNMGAGAGASSNPSGEWGYLTGAPCSESMDGFLGQEAPSDPLEMLNVPGAGIVPPVASADHWGGDDDWWKEGSAADHAPVHSHAMQFSVQQSGQSALQSPPLAPPQPNSMTGSAQHQSFGTVAETPQPLVTPAPTANNPFADSLSALVSEQVQGAPGFDTPAAPDSEPMVAPAVAPSTGAPVTPLTAAGFAGASQQFAPVPAPSQSAQPQPQGSIQGNMLAERLGLNLRAEQLQHLDQQSAEIIEETVSRLIDLLRARTSIKNELRVQRTMIQTEANNPLKFSASAADALAAMFAGNGAFLQPVEAVRDSFDDLSDHQVAVLSGMRAGYDAMLRFFSPESIERRNGAQGGVFSSKGARNWDNFVEMYRQLISDPEACYRRLFGDEFAVTYESQLSELKNARSFGKGQ, from the coding sequence ATGGATTTAATCCTCTCTGTGGTTGCCGATCCGGAAGGCGCCAACATGATCAAGCACACCAAGTTGTTCAGTAGCGCCGGAGGCAGCTTTGGACGCGCCGATAGTAATGATTGGGTCCTACCCGATCCCCAGCGTGTGGTTTCATCGCGTCACGGTGAGATCCAGTTTGCGAACAACCAGTTTTACCTGATCGATCAGAGTACCAATGGGACCTATCACAATCAGTCAGAGGACCCACTGGGCAAGGGCAACCGTGTTGCCCTGACGGATGGCGATGCAATTGTCCTCGGAGACTACCGGCTGAAAGTCAGTATTCGCCAGGCCAGGGCCGAAGCAGGATTGCCCGATGGCCTGGGTGGGGCTGATTTCCTAGACAGCGCGGACCGAACCACATTCAGCCCGGCGGCAGCGGCAAAAATGCAAACCGCCCAGGAAGCAAAGCAGTTGGATAGCTGGCTGGATCCCACTGCAGGCAATACCGGGGGGAATATGGGAGCAGGTGCGGGCGCCAGCAGCAATCCGAGCGGCGAATGGGGATACCTGACCGGTGCGCCGTGCAGCGAGTCGATGGACGGCTTTCTCGGTCAGGAAGCACCCAGCGATCCACTGGAAATGCTGAATGTTCCTGGTGCGGGTATTGTGCCGCCCGTGGCGTCCGCTGATCATTGGGGAGGCGATGATGACTGGTGGAAAGAGGGCAGCGCCGCAGATCACGCACCCGTACATAGCCACGCGATGCAGTTTTCGGTACAGCAGTCGGGTCAGTCTGCGCTGCAGAGTCCTCCGCTGGCGCCCCCGCAACCCAATTCCATGACGGGGAGCGCGCAGCATCAATCTTTCGGCACCGTAGCCGAGACTCCGCAGCCGCTTGTTACCCCGGCGCCCACCGCCAACAATCCCTTCGCCGATTCACTCTCTGCATTGGTGAGTGAGCAGGTGCAGGGTGCCCCGGGTTTTGATACACCCGCAGCGCCCGATTCCGAGCCGATGGTTGCCCCCGCTGTCGCCCCGTCCACTGGCGCTCCTGTTACCCCATTGACCGCCGCTGGGTTCGCCGGTGCTTCACAGCAATTTGCGCCTGTCCCGGCGCCATCCCAGAGTGCGCAGCCGCAGCCGCAAGGCTCGATTCAAGGGAACATGCTGGCAGAAAGGCTCGGTCTCAATTTGCGTGCGGAGCAGCTCCAGCATCTGGATCAGCAGTCCGCGGAGATTATCGAGGAAACCGTGTCGCGACTGATCGACCTGTTACGTGCACGCACCAGCATAAAAAACGAGTTGCGCGTGCAGCGCACCATGATACAGACCGAGGCGAATAATCCACTCAAGTTCAGTGCCAGTGCGGCCGATGCGCTGGCCGCCATGTTTGCAGGCAACGGTGCATTCCTGCAGCCGGTAGAAGCGGTGCGCGACAGTTTTGATGACCTGTCGGATCATCAGGTGGCAGTGCTTTCCGGAATGCGCGCCGGCTACGATGCGATGTTGCGTTTTTTCAGCCCGGAATCTATCGAGCGGCGCAATGGTGCGCAGGGCGGTGTCTTTTCCAGTAAGGGCGCGCGCAACTGGGACAATTTTGTAGAGATGTACCGGCAGCTGATCAGCGACCCGGAAGCCTGCTACCGACGTCTTTTTGGTGATGAATTTGCTGTTACGTACGAAAGTCAGTTATCCGAACTCAAGAACGCGCGCAGTTTTGGCAAAGGCCAATGA
- the tssJ gene encoding type VI secretion system lipoprotein TssJ: protein MESKKIVQRLVVIALVMGLVACQTTRRTLNLDTSIALAVEIENDVNPDSDGRASPVVVRVFMLADDRQFSREDFLNLYENAESRLGKDLIDTVVLKEFAPGEQRVEQLALTPEVRYIGLLAEFVQYQDADALMLLPIIDHRKNEYAITLEGTRMASTEALDMRRRAARGESKKDNTVTISSAEYERLRKLQQSGK, encoded by the coding sequence GTGGAAAGTAAAAAGATAGTTCAACGACTGGTTGTGATCGCGCTGGTCATGGGGCTCGTGGCCTGTCAGACCACTCGCCGCACATTGAACCTGGATACCAGCATTGCGCTGGCGGTCGAGATCGAAAATGACGTAAACCCGGATAGCGATGGACGTGCCTCACCGGTAGTCGTACGGGTATTCATGCTTGCCGATGATCGTCAGTTTTCCCGTGAAGATTTTCTCAACTTGTATGAAAACGCCGAATCCCGTCTCGGCAAGGACCTGATTGATACAGTCGTTCTCAAGGAGTTCGCTCCGGGAGAGCAGCGGGTCGAACAGCTGGCACTCACTCCAGAAGTTAGATATATCGGCCTGTTGGCGGAGTTTGTCCAGTATCAGGATGCTGATGCGCTGATGTTGTTGCCGATTATCGATCACAGAAAGAATGAATATGCGATCACTCTTGAGGGTACGCGCATGGCTTCTACAGAAGCCCTTGATATGCGTCGCCGTGCTGCCCGTGGTGAATCGAAAAAAGACAACACGGTAACCATTTCGAGCGCAGAGTATGAGCGACTGCGCAAGCTGCAGCAGTCCGGAAAGTAA
- the tssK gene encoding type VI secretion system baseplate subunit TssK, translating into MSANNKVIWSEGMFLRPQHFQQQDRYLEQLVEARTGALGPYTWGLLELAIDSEPLAMGKISLSRISGIFPDGTPVLAPENENLPDVLDVPVNTRDETVYLCVPMKRPGSQESVRDQEDFPQARYQAANFDARNSASTSGEAARIQVGKLRACLKLGSEDLSGYAAIGITRIRERQPEKPVELDTDYIPPLLNADASPVLKAYIEEVKGLLDHRGTALGHRLADSGRSGSAEIADYLLLQVINRVEPLLKQITGQPRLHPHSLFLELLQLAGELSTFTAANKRPPEIPRYMHENLQQSYVGLFSALRQSLSTVLEQTAIAMELVQRKFGIYVAPVTDPSLVKTASFVMAAKADMPGDLLRSRFPSQAKVAPVEAIRELISAQLPGLSIRALPVAPRQIPYHAGFTYFELERTGELWQAMQRSGGFAVHLGAEFPGLTMELWAIRNN; encoded by the coding sequence ATGTCGGCGAATAATAAGGTTATCTGGAGCGAGGGAATGTTCCTTCGTCCACAGCACTTCCAGCAACAGGACCGCTATCTGGAACAGCTGGTCGAGGCCCGCACGGGTGCCCTGGGCCCCTATACGTGGGGACTGCTGGAACTGGCCATCGACAGCGAACCGCTGGCCATGGGAAAAATTTCTCTATCCCGAATCAGTGGAATTTTTCCCGATGGCACCCCGGTGTTGGCGCCGGAGAATGAAAACCTGCCGGATGTGCTGGATGTGCCGGTTAATACCCGGGATGAAACTGTCTACCTGTGTGTGCCGATGAAGCGGCCGGGAAGCCAGGAGTCGGTCAGAGACCAGGAAGATTTTCCCCAGGCACGCTATCAGGCCGCCAACTTCGACGCGCGTAACAGCGCCTCCACTTCCGGCGAGGCGGCACGGATTCAGGTGGGCAAACTGCGGGCCTGCCTGAAGCTCGGCAGTGAGGATCTCAGCGGCTATGCGGCAATCGGTATTACCCGTATTCGCGAGCGGCAGCCGGAAAAGCCGGTTGAACTGGATACCGATTACATCCCGCCGCTGTTAAACGCTGATGCCTCTCCGGTACTCAAAGCGTATATCGAAGAAGTGAAGGGCTTGCTGGATCATCGTGGTACTGCACTTGGCCATCGCCTGGCAGACAGCGGTCGCAGTGGCTCTGCTGAGATCGCCGATTATCTTTTACTGCAGGTTATCAACCGTGTTGAGCCTCTGCTCAAACAGATCACCGGACAGCCCCGGCTGCATCCGCACAGTCTGTTCCTGGAGCTGTTGCAGCTCGCTGGCGAGCTCTCCACATTTACTGCCGCCAACAAACGACCGCCGGAAATCCCGCGTTATATGCACGAAAACCTGCAGCAGAGTTATGTGGGATTGTTTTCCGCATTGCGACAATCCCTTTCCACAGTCCTCGAGCAGACCGCCATCGCCATGGAGCTGGTGCAACGTAAGTTCGGGATATATGTGGCGCCGGTAACGGATCCGTCTCTGGTCAAAACCGCGAGCTTTGTGATGGCGGCAAAGGCGGATATGCCTGGAGACCTGCTGCGCAGCCGGTTTCCCAGTCAGGCAAAAGTCGCGCCGGTGGAGGCAATCCGTGAACTCATTTCCGCGCAGTTGCCGGGCCTGTCTATTCGTGCACTACCGGTCGCGCCACGGCAGATTCCTTACCATGCTGGCTTTACCTATTTCGAACTCGAGCGGACGGGCGAGCTATGGCAGGCAATGCAGCGCTCCGGTGGGTTCGCGGTACATCTGGGAGCGGAGTTCCCCGGCCTTACTATGGAACTGTGGGCAATAAGGAATAACTGA
- the icmH gene encoding type IVB secretion system protein IcmH/DotU, with protein MIPTPGAAAPAGRQPPQPQQPTVPDIALGEVRIRNSLNPLISAASKLLGAIIKLRSTMNHTNVPDLHKRLTREIQSFEREARQLSLSQETVLTARYLLCTVVDEVVLSTPWGTASGWSQHSLLSLFHKETFGGEKCFLILQRTLETPGSHIELLELFYLCLSLGFQGKYRLVQRGHEQLEQIRDNLYRTIESHRPAMDRDLSPRWQGCVDRKTRLIHYVPLWVIACVVLGVLVATFSGYRWWLYQSATPVAEEIQALMPELQDNIAQPR; from the coding sequence ATGATCCCAACTCCAGGAGCGGCCGCGCCCGCGGGTAGACAGCCGCCCCAGCCACAGCAACCCACGGTCCCCGACATAGCCCTTGGAGAGGTGCGTATACGCAACAGTCTGAATCCGCTGATCTCGGCGGCTTCCAAGTTGCTCGGGGCTATCATCAAGCTCCGTAGCACGATGAACCACACGAATGTGCCGGACCTGCACAAGCGGCTGACCCGGGAGATTCAGAGCTTCGAGCGCGAGGCCAGACAGCTATCCCTCTCCCAGGAAACGGTGCTGACCGCACGATATCTACTGTGCACGGTGGTGGACGAAGTAGTGCTGTCCACTCCCTGGGGTACCGCAAGCGGCTGGAGCCAGCACTCGCTGTTAAGCCTGTTCCACAAAGAAACCTTCGGTGGTGAGAAATGCTTTCTGATCCTGCAGCGCACCCTGGAAACACCGGGATCGCATATTGAACTGCTGGAACTTTTTTACCTGTGTCTCAGCCTTGGCTTCCAGGGCAAGTATCGCCTGGTACAGCGAGGCCATGAGCAGCTGGAACAGATCCGTGACAATTTGTACCGCACTATTGAAAGCCATCGTCCGGCTATGGACCGCGATCTTTCCCCTCGCTGGCAGGGTTGTGTGGATCGCAAGACCAGGCTGATCCATTACGTACCGCTTTGGGTTATTGCCTGTGTGGTGCTCGGCGTTTTGGTAGCCACGTTCAGCGGGTACCGCTGGTGGCTGTATCAGAGCGCAACGCCGGTAGCAGAAGAAATACAGGCACTGATGCCTGAATTGCAGGACAACATTGCGCAGCCGCGCTAG